A genomic window from Planococcus rifietoensis includes:
- a CDS encoding ATP-grasp domain-containing protein produces the protein MIVLYESAAAQHNQGFIDELKRYCSIELLTWDDWSEDGVEQLIQRVHGQSVFYRVRQPHAARFLEDRGVRLINRAEVNRIANDKWQSYQFFQVLGLPAIPTYRSALPYPYIAKSADGHGGAEVWPVESPEDVPAVESLLLYQPVVPHIADVRAYVIGKNIVGAVKRSATSSFKANYSLGASVERFELTAAQRNDVEKIATALNSDYIGIDFLLLEDGRHVFNELEDPVGARSFYQTHDDNIAELLAQHFTNLEQNYPFRDSDRN, from the coding sequence ATGATCGTTTTGTATGAATCCGCGGCTGCACAGCATAACCAGGGATTTATCGATGAATTGAAGCGCTATTGTTCAATTGAGTTGCTCACCTGGGATGACTGGAGCGAGGATGGGGTGGAACAATTAATCCAGCGCGTCCATGGCCAATCGGTGTTTTACCGCGTACGGCAGCCGCATGCTGCCCGTTTTTTGGAAGATCGCGGAGTACGGCTCATCAACCGTGCGGAAGTGAACCGCATCGCCAACGATAAATGGCAAAGCTATCAATTTTTCCAAGTTCTTGGCCTCCCCGCGATCCCGACGTATCGGTCGGCTCTGCCGTATCCGTATATCGCCAAAAGCGCGGATGGCCACGGCGGCGCGGAAGTGTGGCCTGTCGAATCGCCGGAGGATGTGCCTGCTGTTGAATCCCTGCTCCTCTATCAGCCCGTGGTTCCGCATATTGCCGATGTCCGGGCGTACGTTATCGGCAAGAATATCGTCGGTGCGGTCAAACGCAGCGCCACTAGTTCATTCAAAGCGAATTATTCGCTCGGTGCTTCCGTTGAACGATTCGAGCTGACGGCTGCACAGCGAAACGACGTCGAAAAAATCGCCACAGCCTTGAACAGCGATTACATCGGCATCGACTTTTTGCTATTGGAAGACGGCCGCCATGTGTTCAATGAACTTGAAGACCCAGTCGGCGCACGCTCTTTTTACCAAACACACGATGATAATATCGCCGAGCTCTTGGCACAGCATTTTACAAACTTGGAACAAAACTATCCGTTCCGTGACAGCGACCGGAACTAA
- a CDS encoding ATP-grasp domain-containing protein: protein MLSCWVIYNGSLVSDKFQDQAQLMAEAAERQGIQVSIKKNYEIQMSLSEQQPFPDFAVLLDKDILLGYFLKSRGVPVYNDPAIIDLCDNKATQYIRLAERKIPMPKTIVAPKVYPNFTIQGSGYYEGILDQLGLPMIIKEGHGSFGMKVYLIETEEQFYEKVESLSGIDYVFQEFIAESRGRDIRVNIVGEKIVAAMKRQSDTDFRANITNGGRAFPVELSEQQQQLALDAAQAVGAVFAGVDLLYGPDGQTLVCEVNAAAHIRNILNVTGVNVADAMIRYIQEDLA, encoded by the coding sequence ATGCTGAGTTGTTGGGTGATCTATAACGGAAGCCTCGTTTCCGATAAATTTCAAGACCAAGCGCAATTGATGGCAGAAGCCGCCGAGCGCCAAGGGATCCAAGTATCCATTAAGAAAAACTATGAAATCCAAATGTCGCTGTCTGAACAGCAGCCGTTTCCCGATTTTGCAGTGCTGCTCGATAAAGACATCCTGCTCGGATATTTCCTGAAAAGCCGCGGCGTTCCCGTTTACAACGATCCGGCGATCATCGATTTATGCGATAACAAAGCCACGCAGTACATCCGGCTAGCCGAACGAAAGATCCCGATGCCGAAGACGATCGTTGCACCGAAAGTCTATCCGAACTTCACAATCCAAGGTTCCGGTTATTACGAAGGCATCTTGGATCAACTCGGCTTGCCGATGATTATCAAAGAAGGCCACGGATCGTTCGGCATGAAAGTGTACCTGATCGAAACCGAAGAGCAGTTTTACGAAAAAGTCGAAAGCCTGTCCGGCATCGATTACGTATTCCAGGAATTCATCGCAGAAAGCCGCGGGCGCGACATCCGCGTCAATATCGTCGGCGAAAAAATCGTCGCGGCGATGAAACGGCAGTCCGACACCGATTTCCGAGCGAACATCACAAATGGCGGGCGTGCCTTCCCAGTTGAACTGAGCGAACAGCAACAGCAACTCGCACTGGATGCAGCGCAAGCGGTCGGTGCCGTATTTGCCGGCGTCGACTTGCTATACGGACCCGACGGCCAGACGCTCGTCTGTGAAGTCAACGCCGCTGCACACATCCGCAATATCCTCAATGTCACAGGCGTCAACGTCGCAGATGCGATGATCCGCTATATTCAGGAGGATTTGGCATGA
- a CDS encoding bifunctional folylpolyglutamate synthase/dihydrofolate synthase has protein sequence MKFIGNEASVIDHPTTQHFHSTFMIYSYVKSVSCLLTERGFFMITGLDHYKDKWGVQSDASIQPGLEAMESALAELRNPHHGLPFIYIAGTNGKGSTAAFVSSILMAHGKRVGNFFSPAIEDIHDQIQIDRLPVAAADFDQAMEQLATVKTPLTDFELLTVLAFLIFKDKKPDFIIIEAGMGGRFDSTNVIDPLIAIITSISKEHTVFLGDTIKEIAWHKAGIIKQDKPVVIGPLPELAFEQVDAIAKEKNAPVSKVLEAYKGPLKLKGKHQKINASLAWTATEQVLGRFFEEQKAVSGLAQAAISFRFEEVFPQVIFDGAHNEASIDALVKTVQENYPNQKIHIVMGLIQGKDYLSILKSLENIAARFTFINFEDERAMSAQILFSENISKIKTIQNDYDILPVYEDIEVTIVTGSLYLLSILKQQNYEMFRLYKNR, from the coding sequence TTGAAATTTATCGGAAACGAGGCTTCCGTTATAGATCACCCAACAACTCAGCATTTCCATTCCACCTTCATGATATACTCATACGTAAAAAGTGTATCATGTTTACTTACGGAAAGAGGTTTTTTTATGATTACAGGACTCGATCACTATAAAGATAAATGGGGTGTCCAGTCGGACGCTTCGATTCAACCTGGACTAGAAGCAATGGAATCCGCGTTAGCTGAATTGAGAAATCCCCACCACGGGCTGCCATTTATCTACATTGCGGGAACCAATGGCAAAGGCTCCACGGCGGCTTTCGTTTCATCCATTCTTATGGCACACGGAAAACGTGTCGGGAATTTCTTTTCGCCTGCGATCGAAGATATCCATGACCAAATCCAGATTGATCGTTTGCCGGTCGCAGCCGCAGACTTCGACCAGGCAATGGAGCAGCTGGCGACAGTGAAAACGCCATTGACGGATTTTGAATTGCTGACGGTGCTTGCATTTCTCATTTTTAAAGACAAAAAGCCCGATTTTATCATCATCGAAGCGGGCATGGGCGGCAGGTTCGACAGCACCAATGTGATTGATCCGCTCATTGCGATCATCACGAGCATTTCAAAAGAACATACGGTCTTTCTTGGCGACACTATCAAAGAAATCGCTTGGCACAAAGCGGGAATCATTAAACAGGATAAGCCCGTCGTTATTGGCCCTCTGCCTGAGCTAGCTTTCGAGCAAGTCGACGCAATCGCAAAAGAAAAAAATGCTCCTGTGTCCAAGGTGCTAGAAGCGTACAAAGGTCCATTGAAGTTGAAAGGGAAACATCAAAAAATCAACGCGTCATTGGCATGGACGGCCACTGAACAAGTGCTGGGACGATTTTTTGAAGAGCAAAAAGCCGTTTCGGGCTTGGCTCAAGCAGCCATTTCCTTTCGCTTTGAAGAAGTGTTCCCGCAAGTCATTTTTGACGGGGCGCATAACGAAGCAAGCATTGATGCACTGGTGAAAACCGTACAGGAAAATTACCCAAATCAAAAAATCCATATTGTAATGGGGTTAATTCAAGGAAAGGACTATTTATCCATTTTAAAGTCGCTGGAAAATATTGCTGCACGTTTTACATTCATTAATTTTGAAGACGAGCGCGCAATGTCGGCGCAGATTTTATTTTCAGAAAATATAAGTAAAATAAAGACAATTCAAAATGATTATGATATATTACCTGTATACGAAGATATAGAAGTGACAATAGTCACAGGTTCTCTTTACCTACTTAGTATCTTAAAACAACAAAATTATGAAATGTTCCGGCTATACAAAAACCGCTGA
- a CDS encoding sensor domain-containing diguanylate cyclase produces the protein MDPLTKRRRILWTAWLLIVPPGLYLIYQYYPPPSMELADVLAYLAFFVLACLFPMNISGVPTYLVQWLTVAVFLKYGLFVEVILSQITMIIVILRLRTSEGISVRIPFNSMMFFAVSAIAGLTFLFAGGEIGSLNLGDVIVFGLLFQTVSFVANQLILYGYARILGEHKDFFSLDTIWDFTITFLVFPFSIALYMSEAYFGLAALLLLGIPFFTMTAIIHMYTNSEKVNNDLKKAGVIGHQLAARLSTDEVLDQFVIQVANLFKVDFAYVIDFRDGQLLMLRKFEESQLQPLDKKPIEYDEGIAGQAIVKDSSYMFSSKAQWKNMPTEYIHADSESLMAMPISRNNKIEGVLVLTARRKHAFLPHQLQILDILSTYFAVSLEKAVLVQKAIAKSERCGLTKLYNYRYLDEAIGKCMEQVNSKELDHLSVVMMDIDYFKAINDKYGHQSGNEILIALANLLTKMVGNEGTVARYGGEEFVILLPGYSKEVSMLFAENIRKEIEKHEFTIHSDLDDKRGTVGIKITMSIGVSSAPEDSDDAMAMIRNADRALYIGAKQAGRNKVAAYTK, from the coding sequence ATGGATCCATTAACAAAAAGAAGGCGAATCCTGTGGACAGCATGGTTATTGATTGTGCCGCCAGGGCTTTACCTCATCTATCAATATTACCCTCCGCCTTCCATGGAACTGGCCGATGTTCTAGCCTATCTGGCCTTTTTCGTGCTGGCTTGCTTGTTCCCGATGAACATCAGCGGCGTGCCCACCTATCTCGTACAATGGCTAACGGTAGCTGTATTTTTGAAATACGGATTGTTTGTCGAAGTCATCCTGTCCCAGATTACGATGATCATCGTCATTTTAAGGCTTCGAACTTCTGAAGGCATATCGGTGCGCATCCCGTTCAACTCAATGATGTTCTTTGCCGTTTCAGCGATTGCGGGTTTGACATTCCTGTTTGCAGGCGGTGAGATTGGTTCTTTAAATCTCGGAGATGTGATCGTGTTCGGTTTATTGTTCCAGACCGTCTCTTTTGTCGCCAATCAATTGATTCTCTACGGATATGCAAGAATCCTTGGCGAGCATAAAGACTTTTTCTCGCTCGATACCATCTGGGATTTCACCATTACGTTTTTGGTGTTTCCGTTCTCGATTGCCCTTTATATGTCAGAAGCCTATTTTGGCTTGGCGGCTCTATTATTGCTCGGCATCCCGTTCTTTACGATGACTGCGATTATTCACATGTACACCAATTCTGAAAAGGTGAACAACGATTTGAAAAAAGCGGGCGTGATCGGCCACCAACTAGCGGCCCGTTTATCAACAGACGAAGTGCTCGATCAATTTGTCATTCAAGTTGCCAATTTATTTAAAGTGGATTTTGCGTATGTCATTGATTTCCGCGATGGGCAGCTGCTGATGTTGAGGAAGTTCGAAGAAAGCCAATTGCAGCCGCTTGACAAGAAGCCGATTGAATACGACGAAGGAATTGCAGGACAAGCGATTGTAAAAGACAGTTCATACATGTTCAGCAGCAAAGCACAGTGGAAAAACATGCCCACGGAATACATTCATGCGGATTCAGAGAGCCTCATGGCCATGCCCATTTCACGAAACAATAAAATCGAAGGTGTTTTAGTTCTCACTGCCCGCAGGAAGCATGCATTTCTTCCCCATCAGCTGCAAATTCTCGATATTTTAAGCACGTATTTTGCCGTATCCTTGGAAAAAGCGGTCCTCGTCCAAAAAGCGATTGCCAAGAGCGAACGCTGCGGGCTGACGAAATTGTATAATTACCGCTACTTGGACGAAGCGATCGGCAAATGCATGGAACAAGTGAATAGCAAAGAGCTTGATCATCTGTCCGTAGTGATGATGGACATCGATTACTTCAAAGCGATCAACGACAAATACGGCCACCAAAGTGGCAACGAAATCCTTATTGCGCTGGCCAATCTATTGACGAAAATGGTCGGCAATGAAGGAACCGTCGCCCGCTACGGAGGCGAAGAGTTTGTCATCTTGCTGCCGGGCTACAGCAAGGAAGTGTCCATGCTGTTCGCTGAGAATATCCGCAAAGAAATAGAAAAGCACGAATTTACCATCCACAGTGACCTAGACGACAAACGCGGTACGGTGGGCATCAAAATCACCATGAGCATCGGCGTCTCTTCAGCACCAGAAGACAGCGATGACGCCATGGCCATGATCCGCAACGCAGACCGGGCGTTGTATATTGGGGCGAAGCAAGCAGGGCGCAATAAAGTCGCTGCCTACACAAAATAA
- a CDS encoding type IV pilus modification PilV family protein, translating into MNQLKSQLGLTLVEVLAALVILGIVFVGIMTVFPQMTLFNNKTEAKLDTMNLARQEMAEITNADWLGDRSEIDPVIYEKFIDKYEDTMTSLSYTKISEQNGYARFEKQDGYRYEVELALDCTPFLTETETSLLKCDDPTLAQLHKMHLKIYEDGQVSSETYGYLQYRVEEQN; encoded by the coding sequence ATGAATCAGCTGAAATCGCAACTAGGCTTAACCCTTGTCGAAGTGTTGGCGGCACTTGTCATCCTCGGCATCGTCTTCGTCGGCATCATGACAGTATTTCCCCAAATGACCCTCTTCAACAATAAGACCGAAGCGAAACTCGACACGATGAACTTGGCCAGGCAGGAGATGGCTGAAATCACCAATGCGGACTGGCTGGGGGATCGCAGCGAAATAGATCCTGTCATTTACGAGAAGTTCATCGATAAATATGAAGATACGATGACAAGCTTAAGCTATACAAAAATTTCTGAGCAAAACGGCTATGCACGATTTGAAAAGCAGGATGGCTATCGGTATGAGGTCGAGCTTGCACTCGACTGTACACCGTTTTTGACGGAAACAGAAACTAGTCTCCTTAAATGCGATGATCCAACACTTGCCCAGTTGCATAAAATGCATTTAAAGATTTACGAAGACGGGCAAGTCAGTAGTGAAACGTATGGTTATCTCCAGTACCGCGTGGAGGAGCAAAATTGA
- a CDS encoding prepilin-type N-terminal cleavage/methylation domain-containing protein yields MKGLDEKGISLVEVLAALLLVSIIATAAWTALSIGMKHTTAETSKTEIQQDANIIITKLSAAHRQNEAYSLKFEGGQLMLKIPDATGAGVFERVLDKEYDYTGTIIAGNADLTAETLIEPKKNHANIQLNLTKNGRNLSIQTTLTRIRTDRP; encoded by the coding sequence ATGAAGGGCCTCGATGAAAAAGGCATAAGCCTCGTTGAAGTGCTCGCGGCACTGCTCCTTGTATCCATCATTGCGACTGCGGCATGGACGGCTCTGTCAATTGGCATGAAGCACACCACTGCAGAAACGAGCAAAACCGAAATCCAACAAGACGCTAATATCATTATCACGAAACTATCGGCTGCACATCGTCAAAATGAAGCGTATTCGCTTAAGTTTGAAGGTGGCCAATTAATGTTGAAAATTCCTGATGCTACTGGAGCGGGTGTTTTTGAGCGAGTGCTCGACAAAGAATATGACTATACAGGCACCATCATAGCCGGGAATGCAGATTTAACTGCCGAAACCTTAATCGAACCAAAGAAAAATCATGCAAATATCCAATTGAATTTAACAAAAAACGGCCGAAACTTAAGCATCCAGACGACCTTGACACGCATCCGCACGGACCGGCCATAG
- a CDS encoding VanW family protein: MDNKQFGKVFGGVFGAALLVFGTANAGAYAVDEWVFPSAEYGDYTYIGTTDVSNMAVTDAKNLFLSQASAVRESSELHVTYLDATAKYPLKDVEISLDETLERAQSGAQNDFVFDLSESTTRSFLKKQFTDVPFTEADIANIHQQLETALEGGQSVTRVDISSDSLEMQPEEVAQSSFSHSISSIGADELIEALDGTVIGPNESFAFLPMLEELTLLEATDGELTEITSAIYGAVLRTNFFIEQRSIGEQVPENVPAGEEAAINRTLGVDFAFSNPNASSFTLNVYLESDVLTASIHGQPFVHTYYISAANDKEVEPRLIKQYSAFVSSGKKVREEGRDGKRIEVVRSILEGDKEVRVEPVSSDFYPPVHRVEVYPLTVPEAPATDADGEPVPQPGDEGFVDENDNGIHDPAEQSAEDGTVAGDEGGTGTGPDESIEGSSEAGSDSTEDSGTDKDSENEDENENDENDENDPPADEDPVYDKAGKPVDE; encoded by the coding sequence ATGGACAATAAGCAATTCGGAAAAGTGTTCGGCGGCGTATTCGGAGCCGCCCTTCTGGTGTTTGGCACAGCCAATGCCGGTGCGTATGCGGTCGATGAATGGGTGTTCCCATCGGCTGAATACGGTGATTATACATATATCGGCACGACCGATGTCTCGAATATGGCGGTCACGGATGCCAAAAATTTGTTCTTGAGCCAGGCTTCCGCAGTTCGTGAATCATCGGAACTGCACGTCACGTATTTGGATGCGACAGCGAAATATCCATTGAAAGATGTTGAGATTTCATTGGATGAAACTTTGGAAAGAGCACAGAGCGGCGCACAGAACGACTTTGTGTTCGATTTATCTGAATCAACGACGCGTTCGTTCTTGAAAAAGCAATTTACCGATGTCCCATTTACAGAAGCGGATATCGCGAATATCCATCAGCAACTTGAGACTGCGCTTGAAGGCGGCCAGTCCGTGACACGTGTCGACATCAGCAGCGACTCGCTCGAAATGCAGCCGGAAGAAGTAGCACAATCGAGTTTCTCCCATAGTATCAGCAGCATCGGCGCAGACGAATTGATCGAAGCGCTCGATGGTACAGTGATCGGCCCGAATGAGTCGTTCGCATTTTTGCCGATGCTGGAAGAATTGACTTTGCTGGAAGCGACAGATGGCGAACTGACAGAAATCACTTCGGCCATTTACGGGGCCGTGTTGCGGACGAATTTCTTCATTGAACAGCGCAGCATCGGTGAACAAGTGCCCGAAAACGTGCCGGCTGGTGAAGAAGCAGCGATCAACCGTACATTGGGCGTTGATTTTGCATTTTCCAATCCAAATGCAAGTTCATTCACTTTGAACGTCTATTTGGAAAGCGATGTACTGACGGCATCCATCCACGGACAGCCGTTCGTCCACACGTATTACATTTCCGCTGCAAATGATAAAGAAGTCGAGCCGCGGCTCATCAAGCAATACAGCGCGTTCGTTTCAAGCGGTAAAAAAGTGCGCGAAGAAGGCCGGGATGGTAAACGCATTGAAGTGGTGAGAAGCATCTTAGAAGGGGATAAAGAAGTGCGCGTCGAACCCGTGTCGAGCGATTTCTATCCGCCGGTCCACCGCGTCGAAGTGTATCCGCTCACTGTACCTGAAGCGCCAGCGACCGATGCGGACGGGGAACCGGTTCCACAGCCTGGAGATGAAGGCTTTGTCGATGAAAATGATAATGGCATCCACGACCCAGCAGAACAAAGTGCTGAAGACGGCACAGTTGCCGGTGATGAGGGCGGAACAGGCACTGGACCTGATGAATCGATAGAAGGATCCAGTGAAGCAGGTAGCGATTCAACTGAGGATTCCGGAACCGATAAAGATAGTGAAAATGAAGATGAAAACGAAAACGATGAAAACGATGAAAACGATCCACCGGCAGATGAAGATCCGGTTTATGACAAAGCAGGAAAACCAGTCGACGAGTAA
- a CDS encoding GspE/PulE family protein, whose protein sequence is MVIKRKRIGDILVEQGLLTQEELQGALDSKQNDQKLGDALLSRGLITEQQLIETLEVQLGIPHVSLFRYPFDPLLFNVVPKDFAKRKLLVPLKTEGDRLFIAMTDPTDFIAIDDLRLSTGFQIEPTIASKEDIMKTIAKYYEEESYDELLEEMPDVKEDKTDELTDLDAPIVRLVNQLLSNAVAMKASDVHLDPHEAKLLVRYRIDGTLRTERILPKSMQQMVTARIKILANLDITENRIPQDGRIKTTVDFRAIDLRVSSLPTVFGEKIVMRILDLSQNLTDISKLGFNETNMARFMREIDKPNGIVLISGPTGSGKSSTLYAALNKLNSEEVNIITVEDPVEYQLEGINQIQVNANVGLSFAAGLRSILRQDPDIVMVGEIRDKETADISIRASLTGHLVLSTIHTNDSIASITRLMDMGIEPFLVTASLNAVIAQRLIRRVCRDCRDIQPATVREKEIFARRGLSIDTISRGAGCPQCNMSGYKGRMAIHEVLVVDDAIKDVINRGGTAAEIRKIAVANETIFLIDDGLLKVKEGMTTTEEVLRVAMSD, encoded by the coding sequence ATGGTAATTAAACGGAAACGCATTGGCGACATTCTTGTCGAGCAAGGCTTATTGACACAGGAAGAACTGCAAGGAGCGCTCGATTCGAAACAGAACGACCAGAAACTCGGAGACGCGTTATTGTCACGCGGGCTCATCACTGAGCAGCAATTGATCGAAACGCTCGAAGTGCAACTCGGCATCCCGCATGTCTCGCTGTTCCGCTATCCTTTCGACCCGCTGTTGTTCAATGTCGTGCCGAAAGATTTCGCAAAGCGCAAATTGCTTGTGCCATTGAAGACAGAAGGCGACCGCTTGTTCATCGCGATGACCGACCCGACGGATTTCATCGCGATTGATGATTTGCGATTGTCGACAGGCTTTCAAATCGAACCGACGATCGCCTCAAAAGAAGACATCATGAAAACGATCGCCAAGTATTACGAAGAAGAATCGTACGATGAATTGCTTGAAGAAATGCCGGATGTCAAAGAAGACAAGACCGACGAGTTGACTGATTTGGATGCGCCGATCGTACGCCTCGTCAATCAATTGCTGTCGAATGCGGTGGCAATGAAAGCGTCTGATGTTCATTTGGATCCGCATGAAGCCAAACTATTGGTGCGTTACCGGATTGACGGCACGCTTCGGACCGAGCGGATTTTGCCAAAATCGATGCAGCAGATGGTGACGGCACGCATTAAAATTCTTGCCAATCTCGACATTACCGAAAACCGCATTCCGCAAGATGGGCGTATCAAGACGACCGTCGACTTCCGGGCAATCGATTTGCGCGTATCGTCTTTGCCGACGGTATTCGGCGAGAAAATCGTTATGCGGATTTTGGATTTGAGCCAGAACTTGACCGATATTTCGAAGCTTGGCTTCAACGAAACGAATATGGCACGCTTTATGCGCGAAATCGACAAGCCGAACGGCATCGTTTTGATTTCCGGCCCGACCGGCTCCGGGAAATCATCTACTTTATACGCAGCGCTCAATAAATTGAATTCTGAAGAAGTGAATATCATTACCGTCGAAGATCCGGTGGAATATCAATTGGAAGGCATCAACCAGATCCAAGTGAACGCCAATGTCGGCTTGAGTTTTGCAGCGGGGTTGCGGTCGATTTTGCGCCAGGATCCCGACATCGTGATGGTCGGGGAAATCCGCGACAAAGAAACAGCGGACATTTCCATCCGCGCTTCGCTCACAGGGCATTTAGTGTTAAGCACGATCCACACGAACGACTCGATCGCATCGATCACACGTCTCATGGACATGGGGATTGAACCGTTTCTTGTCACCGCTTCACTGAATGCGGTCATCGCGCAGCGTTTGATCCGCCGCGTGTGCAGAGATTGCCGTGACATTCAGCCGGCCACCGTGCGCGAGAAAGAGATTTTCGCGAGAAGGGGCTTGTCGATCGACACCATTTCCCGTGGTGCCGGATGCCCGCAATGCAATATGAGCGGCTATAAAGGGCGCATGGCGATCCACGAGGTGCTCGTTGTCGACGATGCCATTAAAGATGTCATTAACAGAGGTGGCACAGCTGCTGAGATCCGCAAAATCGCTGTCGCCAATGAAACGATTTTTTTGATTGATGACGGCTTATTAAAAGTAAAGGAGGGCATGACGACGACGGAAGAAGTGCTCCGCGTTGCCATGAGTGACTAA
- a CDS encoding type IV pilus twitching motility protein PilT, which produces MNETAIDFIDKVLTAARELDVSDIHMTTGIPPVFRMHGSLKRYGEERLLPDDTEAIAKALMPESLWETFLQKGEMDYSYAIPGVSRFRVNSFHQRGSISHAFRTIPTVIPSIDDLKMPDTLKKLADTHQGLILVTGPTGSGKSTTLAAMIRHMNENMSKHIITLEDPIEYMHKHGSSVIDQREVGFDTKSFANGLRAALRQDPDVILVGEMRDLETITTAITAAETGHLVMGTLHTSSAASTVERIIDVFPPEQHAQIRTQLGGILKAVISQRLLPTADGKGRVAATEIMIHNTAIANLIRTEKVHQIPNVILTNRAAGMHLMQTSVQELLNKGRITKQIAAPYLIGGEE; this is translated from the coding sequence ATGAATGAAACCGCTATTGATTTTATCGATAAAGTATTGACCGCAGCGCGGGAACTTGATGTTTCCGATATCCATATGACGACCGGCATCCCGCCCGTCTTTCGCATGCACGGCTCACTCAAGCGCTACGGGGAAGAGCGGCTGTTACCGGACGATACCGAAGCGATCGCGAAAGCATTGATGCCGGAAAGTTTATGGGAGACGTTCCTGCAAAAAGGCGAGATGGACTATTCCTACGCGATTCCCGGAGTGTCCCGCTTCCGTGTCAATTCGTTCCACCAGCGCGGCTCCATTTCACACGCGTTCCGGACAATCCCGACAGTTATACCGTCAATCGACGATTTGAAAATGCCGGATACTTTGAAAAAATTAGCCGATACGCATCAAGGCTTGATCCTCGTCACCGGCCCGACCGGTTCCGGGAAATCGACAACTTTGGCTGCGATGATTCGCCATATGAATGAAAATATGTCGAAACATATCATCACGCTCGAAGACCCAATCGAGTATATGCATAAGCACGGCTCATCGGTCATCGACCAACGTGAAGTCGGCTTTGATACGAAATCATTCGCCAACGGTTTGCGCGCCGCACTCCGTCAAGACCCGGACGTCATCTTGGTCGGCGAGATGCGTGACCTTGAGACGATCACGACCGCGATCACTGCGGCTGAAACTGGCCACTTGGTCATGGGCACGCTTCATACATCAAGCGCCGCGTCTACCGTCGAACGGATTATCGATGTGTTCCCGCCCGAGCAGCATGCACAAATCCGCACGCAGCTTGGCGGCATCTTGAAAGCGGTTATCTCACAGCGCCTGCTTCCAACAGCGGACGGCAAAGGGCGCGTCGCTGCGACTGAGATCATGATCCACAACACGGCGATCGCCAACTTGATCCGTACCGAAAAAGTCCACCAAATCCCGAACGTCATCTTGACGAACCGCGCGGCAGGCATGCATCTCATGCAGACATCCGTCCAGGAGCTATTGAATAAAGGCCGCATCACGAAACAGATCGCGGCGCCTTATTTGATCGGAGGCGAAGAGTAA